Proteins from one Mesorhizobium sp. M9A.F.Ca.ET.002.03.1.2 genomic window:
- a CDS encoding ATP-grasp domain-containing protein, translating to MHAKSPNNAGSVLIAAISGRALAAAARRAGYRPLVADFFCDTDTVALAERATMLPGDLQSGIDGERIIETLRRLAGDDRPVAIILGSGFERMTQTVDEIARHFPLAGNSGAAIRRIKDPQALAADCAELGIPHPEFRWDRPPDPENWVVKTAGAAGGSHIRRAAGETPATGRYFQRFIAGRSISALFVGDGQTADIVGFSRQWASPAPAAPYRYGGAVRLRRFDRRQAEIIRGWLSGLARRAGLVGLCSADLIRGPDGYTLIEINPRPGATLDIFDDADAPLVEAHLRAAAGRAYRLPRFVDSMASMVTYAAAPIAHFPSIAWPEWTADHQSPGTRLIAGDPVCTVFARGPSADLTRRLIKGQASQLQHQWEGDRT from the coding sequence TTGCACGCGAAATCGCCAAATAACGCCGGATCTGTCCTGATCGCCGCGATTTCGGGCCGGGCGCTGGCTGCCGCCGCGCGCCGCGCCGGCTATCGTCCGCTGGTCGCCGATTTCTTTTGCGATACCGACACGGTCGCGCTTGCCGAGCGCGCGACGATGCTGCCGGGCGACCTGCAAAGCGGCATCGACGGCGAGCGCATCATCGAGACGCTTCGGCGATTGGCTGGAGACGACCGGCCGGTCGCCATCATCCTGGGCTCGGGTTTCGAGCGGATGACGCAGACCGTCGACGAGATCGCGCGCCATTTTCCGCTCGCCGGCAACAGCGGCGCGGCGATCCGCAGGATCAAGGACCCGCAAGCGCTGGCCGCCGATTGCGCCGAACTCGGCATCCCGCATCCGGAATTCCGATGGGACCGGCCGCCCGATCCGGAGAACTGGGTGGTCAAGACCGCGGGCGCCGCCGGCGGCTCGCATATCAGACGGGCAGCCGGCGAAACCCCGGCCACCGGCCGCTATTTCCAGCGTTTCATTGCCGGCCGCAGCATCTCGGCCCTGTTCGTCGGCGACGGCCAGACCGCTGATATCGTCGGCTTCAGCCGGCAATGGGCGTCGCCTGCCCCGGCAGCGCCCTATCGCTACGGCGGCGCCGTGCGGTTGAGACGCTTCGACCGCAGGCAGGCTGAAATCATCCGCGGCTGGCTATCAGGTCTGGCGCGCCGCGCCGGCCTGGTTGGATTGTGCAGCGCCGATCTCATTCGCGGACCGGACGGCTACACGCTCATCGAGATCAATCCGCGACCGGGCGCCACGCTCGACATTTTCGACGATGCTGACGCGCCGCTGGTCGAAGCGCATCTGCGCGCCGCGGCAGGCAGGGCCTACCGCCTGCCGCGCTTCGTCGATTCGATGGCCTCGATGGTGACCTACGCCGCGGCGCCGATCGCCCACTTTCCATCGATTGCCTGGCCTGAATGGACTGCCGACCATCAGTCGCCCGGCACCCGTCTGATTGCCGGCGACCCTGTCTGCACCGTCTTCGCGCGCGGTCCGAGCGCCGATTTGACGAGGCGGCTCATCAAGGGACAGGCCAGCCAATTGCAACACCAATGGGAAGGAGACCGGACATGA
- a CDS encoding GntR family transcriptional regulator produces MSDVAYERILEGLFDRRVPVGAFVSQNELSAIVDVPVAPLRDALRVLEAEGILTIHPRSGIQFVRPGLELTRATYQFRSIIERSAIRVFAEQGDETVMNALEMRHSRLIRRVEREGVGKEQLEEMDALEGELHGAIIGALRNPLIDSTYRRMHNYLRLLRLDSKLTSPIMIRTLKEHLDILEACSTRNADSAEAMLQAHFQAAVQRNLGLV; encoded by the coding sequence ATGAGCGATGTTGCCTATGAGCGAATCCTGGAGGGCTTGTTCGACAGGCGCGTTCCGGTCGGGGCTTTCGTCTCGCAGAACGAGCTGTCCGCGATCGTCGACGTGCCCGTCGCTCCGCTTCGCGACGCTCTGCGCGTGCTCGAAGCCGAGGGAATTCTCACCATTCACCCGCGCTCGGGAATCCAGTTCGTAAGACCCGGCCTGGAGCTTACGCGCGCAACCTACCAGTTCCGCTCCATCATAGAGCGTTCGGCAATACGCGTCTTTGCCGAGCAAGGCGACGAGACCGTCATGAATGCCTTGGAAATGCGGCATTCCCGCCTGATTCGACGGGTAGAGCGAGAGGGAGTCGGGAAAGAGCAACTGGAGGAGATGGATGCGCTGGAGGGAGAACTTCACGGCGCAATCATCGGCGCGCTGCGCAATCCGCTGATCGATAGCACCTATCGGCGCATGCACAACTATCTGCGTCTGTTGCGGCTCGACAGCAAGCTCACCTCGCCTATCATGATCCGGACACTCAAGGAACATCTCGACATCCTCGAGGCTTGCAGCACCAGGAATGCCGACAGCGCTGAAGCAATGCTGCAGGCGCATTTCCAAGCGGCCGTGCAGCGGAACCTCGGTCTCGTCTGA
- a CDS encoding tungsten formylmethanofuran dehydrogenase — protein MAVAWIGNRETLVERAAAHAAALLGSSRCPVFSLDTDIHGTRAAIALAERVGAAYDHADGAALSRETALFTDKGAMTVAPGETRRRADVVVIVGELPQIHHEFVGELAETVPDLSAKNQREFFLVGPNGASGPPLNNGRTATLLSCGEASLSATLAALRAQYRGRRTSQPVSNFDDFAKALAAARFPVFLFSGDATEGLALEMLQGLIADLNRTSRASGLHLPASENGWGSALASTWMTGFPLRTGFARGFPEFDPWRYDVARMIAAGEADLHLRISSSIVQPQKKRHRMALIALTKTKEPVPGAAVTIAIGEAGVDHEAVVYSSRTGSLRSVDARAASELPSVVTVIRLVASHISAEAALPC, from the coding sequence ATGGCGGTTGCTTGGATCGGCAACCGGGAAACGCTGGTCGAGCGCGCGGCTGCGCATGCCGCCGCGCTGTTGGGGTCAAGCCGGTGCCCGGTTTTCAGCCTGGATACGGATATACACGGCACCAGGGCGGCGATCGCGCTGGCTGAGCGGGTTGGCGCGGCATACGATCATGCCGATGGCGCGGCGCTTTCCCGGGAGACCGCGCTTTTTACCGACAAGGGCGCGATGACCGTCGCGCCGGGCGAGACGCGCCGGCGCGCCGATGTCGTGGTGATCGTGGGCGAACTCCCGCAGATCCACCATGAATTCGTCGGCGAACTGGCAGAGACGGTTCCCGATCTCTCGGCCAAGAATCAACGCGAATTCTTTCTGGTCGGGCCGAACGGGGCGTCTGGGCCGCCCTTGAACAACGGGCGGACGGCGACGCTCCTGTCCTGCGGCGAGGCAAGCCTCAGTGCTACGCTGGCGGCGCTGAGGGCGCAGTACAGGGGGCGTCGGACATCGCAGCCGGTGTCGAATTTCGACGATTTCGCCAAAGCCCTGGCGGCTGCGCGTTTTCCAGTCTTCCTGTTTTCAGGCGACGCAACCGAAGGGCTGGCGCTGGAGATGCTGCAAGGACTGATCGCCGATCTCAACCGCACATCACGCGCATCCGGCCTTCATCTGCCGGCCAGCGAAAACGGATGGGGAAGCGCGCTCGCCTCGACCTGGATGACGGGTTTTCCACTGCGCACGGGCTTTGCGCGCGGCTTCCCGGAATTCGATCCCTGGCGTTACGATGTCGCGCGCATGATCGCTGCCGGCGAAGCCGACCTGCACCTGCGAATCTCCTCCTCAATTGTCCAGCCGCAGAAGAAAAGGCACCGCATGGCGCTGATCGCCTTGACGAAGACCAAGGAGCCGGTCCCGGGCGCCGCGGTCACCATCGCCATCGGCGAAGCGGGCGTCGATCACGAGGCGGTGGTCTATTCCAGCCGCACCGGTTCGCTGAGATCGGTCGATGCGCGAGCGGCGTCCGAACTGCCCTCCGTTGTGACGGTCATCCGCCTGGTCGCCAGTCATATCTCGGCCGAGGCCGCGCTGCCATGCTGA
- a CDS encoding 4a-hydroxytetrahydrobiopterin dehydratase: MSETAREKVYSEAEIADRLEKELPKWRYENGWIRRKYKTHSWKSTLMVINTVGHLAEAAWHHPDITASYAWVEVRLMNHAAKGITDKDFELAKKIEDVVQWQPAKEGGALEGTPPTDQRFAYIKYD; this comes from the coding sequence ATGAGCGAGACAGCCAGGGAGAAGGTCTATTCGGAAGCCGAGATTGCCGACCGGCTCGAGAAGGAGCTGCCGAAATGGCGCTACGAGAACGGCTGGATCCGGCGCAAATACAAGACCCACAGCTGGAAATCGACACTGATGGTCATCAACACGGTCGGCCATCTCGCCGAGGCGGCGTGGCACCATCCCGACATCACCGCCTCCTATGCCTGGGTCGAGGTGCGCCTGATGAACCACGCAGCGAAGGGCATCACCGACAAGGACTTCGAGCTGGCCAAAAAAATCGAGGACGTCGTCCAGTGGCAGCCGGCCAAGGAAGGCGGCGCGCTGGAGGGCACCCCGCCGACCGATCAGCGCTTCGCTTACATCAAATATGATTAA
- a CDS encoding sugar ABC transporter substrate-binding protein — protein sequence MQLNKRQFLIGSAALAMAGHVGGARAASAISYWHHFTSQSEMASLLKVIGMFQAANADAAVTQENIPNSEYMAKVSSAVLAGGRPDTAMVIAERFADLTAMEGLIDLTDRVNGWAGKANFPDSRWTGLSSDGAIYAVPAFAFVDWMYYRADYFEDAGLAGPPKTFDEFLEACRKLTDPSKGRFAFGMRAGAGGFKYVIDVMEAFGSPIVKDGQPAIDRAAAIEAVTFYSDLFLREKVVPPSAPNDSYRQIMEAFRTGQTAMLWHHTGSLNEISGAMKQGEQFSTAPMPAGPKAHIARVAYAGNGIMKEDNIEAAWQWVSFWGQTDAAIALLEGTGYFPASTAALQDQRITGNPIYGAAVETLDFGRLPNNFVGAAGWSENVVNPAFQSVLTGQSTPEQAVDRMTQGLEAALR from the coding sequence ATGCAGTTGAACAAGAGGCAGTTTCTCATCGGCTCCGCGGCCCTTGCGATGGCGGGGCACGTCGGCGGTGCCCGGGCTGCGAGCGCCATCAGCTACTGGCACCATTTTACCAGTCAGTCGGAAATGGCGTCCTTGCTCAAAGTCATCGGGATGTTCCAGGCGGCGAATGCGGATGCGGCTGTAACGCAGGAAAACATCCCGAACTCGGAATATATGGCCAAGGTTTCTTCGGCGGTGCTGGCCGGCGGGCGTCCGGATACCGCCATGGTGATCGCCGAGCGATTCGCCGATCTTACCGCGATGGAGGGATTGATCGACCTTACCGACCGCGTGAACGGCTGGGCCGGCAAGGCGAATTTTCCCGACAGCCGCTGGACCGGGCTTTCCAGCGACGGCGCGATCTATGCCGTTCCCGCCTTCGCCTTCGTCGACTGGATGTACTACCGCGCCGACTATTTCGAGGACGCCGGGCTGGCAGGGCCGCCCAAGACCTTCGACGAATTCCTGGAGGCCTGCCGCAAGCTGACCGATCCTTCGAAGGGCAGGTTTGCCTTTGGCATGCGGGCCGGCGCCGGTGGGTTCAAATATGTCATCGACGTCATGGAGGCGTTCGGCTCGCCGATCGTCAAGGACGGGCAGCCAGCCATCGACAGGGCCGCGGCGATCGAGGCGGTGACGTTCTATTCCGATCTCTTCCTGAGGGAAAAGGTCGTGCCGCCGAGCGCGCCAAACGACAGCTACCGCCAGATCATGGAGGCGTTTCGCACCGGACAGACGGCAATGCTGTGGCACCACACCGGTTCGCTGAACGAAATCTCCGGCGCGATGAAGCAGGGCGAACAGTTCTCGACCGCACCCATGCCGGCCGGTCCCAAGGCGCATATCGCCCGCGTCGCCTACGCCGGCAACGGCATCATGAAGGAAGACAATATCGAGGCTGCCTGGCAGTGGGTGAGTTTCTGGGGTCAGACGGACGCTGCCATAGCCCTGCTCGAGGGGACCGGCTATTTTCCGGCCTCCACCGCTGCGTTGCAGGATCAGCGGATCACCGGGAATCCAATCTACGGCGCGGCGGTGGAAACGCTCGACTTCGGACGCCTGCCGAACAATTTCGTCGGTGCCGCGGGCTGGTCCGAGAATGTCGTCAATCCCGCTTTCCAGTCGGTGCTGACGGGCCAGTCGACGCCGGAACAGGCTGTGGACCGCATGACCCAAGGTCTCGAAGCTGCCCTTCGCTGA
- a CDS encoding beta-ribofuranosylaminobenzene 5'-phosphate synthase family protein has translation MSNSVTIRVPARLHLGFLDLNGDAGRRFGSVGLPLSEPETVVTLSRSGETIVEGTESDRAGEHLSTLCRHLGLRGQHRLVVEQSIPSHAGLGSGTQIALAVASALRTLHNLPLDIGGDATLLERGGRSGIGIASFERGGVIVDAGKDDSGRPPPVVARLPFPEEWRVILILDHGGHGLHGDAEVAAFRALPPFPASGSGEICRRVLMGIMPALVEHDLPAFGAAVTAIQMLIGTHFAPAQGGVFTSKRVERVAHALNGAGAVGIGQSSWGPTGFAFAPSQDAAARFVGAVQQTVEDGIEIRIIKGRNSGAKISSTKLDLVGS, from the coding sequence ATGTCGAATTCTGTTACCATACGAGTGCCCGCCCGCCTGCATCTTGGCTTCCTCGATCTCAATGGCGATGCCGGGCGTCGCTTTGGCAGCGTCGGGCTTCCGCTGAGCGAACCCGAAACCGTCGTCACCCTGTCGCGGTCCGGCGAGACCATCGTCGAAGGCACCGAGAGCGATCGCGCCGGCGAGCATTTGTCGACGCTCTGCAGGCATCTCGGCCTTCGCGGCCAGCACCGCCTGGTGGTCGAACAATCGATCCCGAGCCATGCCGGCCTGGGTTCCGGCACGCAGATCGCCCTTGCCGTCGCCTCGGCGCTGCGCACGCTCCACAATCTCCCCCTCGACATCGGCGGCGACGCGACCTTGCTGGAGCGCGGCGGCCGCTCCGGCATCGGCATCGCCAGTTTCGAACGCGGTGGCGTCATTGTCGACGCCGGCAAGGACGACAGCGGCAGGCCGCCGCCGGTCGTGGCGCGCCTGCCGTTCCCGGAAGAGTGGCGCGTCATCCTGATCCTCGACCATGGCGGGCATGGCCTGCATGGCGATGCCGAGGTCGCGGCGTTTCGTGCGCTGCCGCCCTTCCCGGCGTCCGGCAGCGGTGAGATTTGCCGCCGGGTGCTGATGGGCATCATGCCGGCCTTGGTCGAGCACGACCTGCCGGCCTTCGGCGCCGCCGTCACCGCGATCCAGATGCTGATCGGCACCCATTTCGCCCCGGCGCAAGGCGGCGTGTTCACCTCAAAGCGGGTCGAGAGAGTGGCCCACGCTCTCAACGGAGCAGGCGCCGTCGGCATCGGCCAGAGTTCGTGGGGGCCGACAGGATTTGCCTTCGCCCCGTCGCAAGACGCCGCAGCCCGGTTCGTCGGCGCGGTTCAACAGACCGTTGAAGACGGCATCGAGATCAGAATCATCAAGGGCAGGAATTCCGGCGCGAAGATCAGCTCGACCAAACTCGATCTCGTCGGCAGCTGA
- a CDS encoding mandelate racemase/muconate lactonizing enzyme family protein has protein sequence MSLSHFRITRFQFARDRVIGDSQVRADDVNIAALELVSETGEVGLGFVQTLFTPLPDQTEIETVFENEVWPALKGHKAIALVHRVNRPRGGNQRAYSLPFHEAVQVALWDLAAKEAGLPLHVLLGSRRNRVGAYASGLDFHLDDEAFVSLFSHAASLGYSAFKIKVGHPDFDRDLRRLALLKTCVPAGSKIMIDPNEAWTSKEALVKLVAIRDAGHDLLWVEDPILRHDYEGLRTLRHAVTWTQINSGEYLDLEGKRLLLEAHAADVLNVHGQVTDVMRIGWLAAELGIPVSIGNTFLEVGVHMAAALPEVEWLEYSFQNFDHLVDQPIEIRNGYAYAPDRPGHGLVLSEKARTEWIRPKRLARSELGAPPENPRLPGKSR, from the coding sequence ATGAGCCTTTCGCATTTTCGTATAACCCGATTTCAGTTCGCCCGCGACCGGGTAATCGGGGACAGTCAGGTTCGCGCGGACGATGTCAACATTGCCGCTCTGGAACTCGTTTCGGAAACTGGTGAGGTCGGACTGGGCTTCGTCCAGACGCTCTTCACTCCCCTGCCCGACCAGACGGAGATCGAGACCGTTTTCGAGAACGAGGTTTGGCCGGCGCTGAAAGGACACAAGGCGATCGCGCTGGTTCACCGTGTGAACCGCCCGCGCGGCGGCAACCAGCGGGCCTACTCCCTGCCTTTTCACGAGGCCGTTCAGGTGGCGCTTTGGGACCTTGCGGCAAAAGAGGCCGGCCTGCCCCTTCATGTCCTGCTTGGCAGTCGCCGCAATCGCGTGGGTGCTTACGCCAGCGGTCTCGATTTCCACCTCGACGACGAGGCCTTCGTCTCGTTGTTCTCCCACGCGGCGTCGCTCGGCTACTCCGCTTTCAAGATCAAGGTCGGCCATCCGGACTTCGACCGCGATCTGCGGCGCCTGGCGCTGTTGAAGACCTGCGTGCCGGCAGGGTCGAAAATCATGATCGATCCGAACGAGGCGTGGACTTCGAAGGAAGCGCTGGTGAAATTGGTGGCGATCCGCGATGCCGGCCACGACCTTCTGTGGGTCGAGGATCCGATCCTGAGGCACGACTACGAAGGGCTGAGAACGCTCAGGCACGCAGTGACATGGACCCAGATCAACAGCGGGGAGTATCTGGATCTCGAGGGCAAGCGGCTTCTTCTGGAAGCCCACGCAGCCGACGTCCTGAATGTCCACGGCCAGGTAACCGATGTCATGCGCATCGGTTGGCTAGCCGCCGAGCTCGGGATTCCGGTCAGCATCGGCAACACCTTTCTGGAGGTCGGCGTGCATATGGCGGCCGCCCTCCCTGAAGTCGAGTGGTTGGAATACTCATTCCAGAACTTCGACCATCTGGTGGACCAGCCCATCGAAATCCGGAACGGTTACGCCTATGCGCCCGACCGGCCGGGCCATGGACTGGTACTATCCGAAAAAGCACGCACCGAATGGATAAGACCAAAGCGTCTGGCACGGTCGGAACTGGGTGCCCCGCCCGAAAACCCGCGTCTTCCCGGAAAATCACGATGA
- a CDS encoding RimK family alpha-L-glutamate ligase, translating to MIPRILIASDNSDTRSKGLAARLERRGAMVATVPLAAIAFDTGSPSGLSIPGFDGTLPDAVLVRSVAAGSFEAVTRRLGVLHAFGKLSVPVWNSAQAIERCVDKSMTTFLLNNAGLPTPPTFAVEGRAMAEAVAERELPFTPLVLKPLFGAQGRGIRLIEKLSDLPADDEVNGVYYLQHYVPRPGPPFRDFRVFVCAGEVLAMMSRRGDDWITNVNRGAVPELVSGLISGHGETELAALARAATAAIGADFAGVDIVPAADGKLFVLEVNSMPAWSGLQSVVAVNIADAIADALLKFLADRAEAARPYRFTAPANS from the coding sequence ATGATCCCGCGCATCCTCATCGCCAGCGACAATTCCGACACCCGCTCCAAAGGCCTGGCGGCAAGGTTGGAGCGGCGGGGCGCCATGGTCGCAACCGTGCCGCTGGCGGCGATCGCGTTCGACACCGGCAGCCCGAGCGGACTTTCGATTCCCGGCTTCGACGGCACGCTGCCCGACGCCGTGCTCGTCCGTTCGGTCGCCGCCGGATCGTTCGAAGCGGTCACCCGGCGCCTCGGCGTGCTGCACGCCTTCGGCAAGCTTTCCGTTCCGGTGTGGAATTCCGCGCAGGCGATAGAACGCTGCGTCGACAAGTCGATGACGACGTTCCTCCTGAACAATGCCGGCCTGCCGACGCCGCCGACATTCGCGGTCGAGGGACGTGCCATGGCCGAAGCGGTCGCCGAGCGCGAACTGCCGTTCACGCCGCTGGTGCTGAAGCCGCTTTTCGGCGCGCAGGGCCGCGGCATCAGGCTGATCGAAAAACTGTCCGATCTCCCCGCCGACGACGAGGTGAACGGCGTCTATTATCTCCAGCATTACGTGCCGCGTCCCGGCCCTCCCTTCCGCGATTTTCGCGTTTTCGTCTGCGCCGGCGAGGTCCTGGCGATGATGAGCCGCCGTGGCGACGACTGGATCACCAACGTCAATCGCGGGGCAGTGCCCGAACTGGTTTCAGGGCTGATTTCGGGGCATGGCGAAACCGAATTGGCGGCGCTGGCAAGAGCCGCCACTGCTGCTATCGGCGCGGATTTCGCCGGCGTCGATATCGTCCCGGCGGCCGACGGCAAGCTGTTCGTGCTGGAGGTCAACAGCATGCCCGCCTGGTCCGGGCTCCAGTCGGTCGTCGCGGTGAACATCGCCGATGCGATCGCCGACGCCCTGCTGAAATTCCTGGCCGATCGCGCCGAGGCAGCGCGCCCCTACCGCTTCACGGCGCCGGCGAATTCGTGA
- a CDS encoding NAD(P)-dependent methylenetetrahydromethanopterin dehydrogenase, with translation MARKHILHMLTPLKHMSPFDVNMALDAGFDAVVPYVDVSPGEVTGLVQDAIFSRPPDAGVDTGIFIAGKDASLALDMFDAAKKSMVPPFQVSVFADPAGSFTTAAAMVAKVEKALETKFARGLKDTRIAVFGATGVVGFCTAVIAAREGAKVTLVGHDGIERVKQIAAEIESRFNIAVDAADGSSDARKTKLVEASEVILACAKAGVQVVSKAQLKGDCLLIAADVNAVPPAGIEGVAVNANGDPLEAAKAVGIGPLAIGNVKYKVEFGLFKRMIESEKTIALDFQEAFSLAREIAK, from the coding sequence ATGGCCCGCAAACACATCCTGCACATGCTGACGCCGTTGAAGCACATGAGTCCTTTCGACGTGAACATGGCGCTCGATGCAGGCTTCGACGCCGTCGTCCCCTATGTCGATGTAAGCCCCGGCGAGGTGACAGGCCTGGTGCAGGACGCGATCTTCTCGCGCCCGCCCGATGCGGGCGTCGATACCGGCATCTTCATCGCCGGCAAGGATGCCTCGCTGGCGCTCGACATGTTCGACGCGGCAAAGAAGTCGATGGTGCCGCCCTTCCAGGTTTCGGTGTTCGCCGACCCGGCCGGCTCGTTCACCACGGCAGCGGCGATGGTGGCCAAGGTCGAAAAAGCGCTGGAGACAAAATTCGCGCGCGGGCTCAAGGACACGAGGATCGCTGTTTTCGGCGCCACCGGCGTCGTCGGCTTCTGCACCGCAGTCATCGCCGCCAGGGAGGGCGCCAAGGTCACGCTTGTCGGCCATGACGGCATCGAAAGGGTCAAGCAGATCGCGGCCGAAATCGAAAGCCGATTCAACATCGCCGTGGACGCGGCCGACGGATCGAGCGACGCCCGCAAGACGAAGCTGGTCGAGGCGAGCGAAGTGATCCTGGCTTGCGCCAAGGCCGGCGTCCAGGTGGTCTCGAAAGCCCAGTTGAAAGGCGACTGCCTGCTCATTGCCGCCGACGTCAATGCGGTTCCGCCGGCCGGCATCGAAGGCGTCGCCGTCAATGCCAACGGCGATCCGCTCGAAGCGGCAAAAGCTGTCGGCATTGGTCCGCTTGCCATCGGCAACGTGAAATATAAGGTCGAATTCGGCCTCTTCAAAAGAATGATCGAATCCGAAAAAACGATCGCGCTCGATTTCCAGGAAGCGTTTTCCCTTGCACGCGAAATCGCCAAATAA
- the fhcD gene encoding formylmethanofuran--tetrahydromethanopterin N-formyltransferase: MPNVSVNGITIDDTFAEAFGMRATAIIITAPNRKWARQAAITMTGFATSVIGCGCEAAIDVELPPSATPDGRPGCRVMIFAMGTDELQKQLLNRVGQCVLTSPGSACFAGLEGSAALKLGSALRYFGDGWQISKKIGGRHFWRVPVMDGEFLCEATTGLTKEAVGGGNFFVMAESSAKALVAAEAAVAAIGQVPGAIVPFPGGIARSGSKIGGKYKGMIASANEAYAPTLRGVVRSELGPDINAVLEIVIDGETNDAVTAAMKAGIKAVIDLGPYEGAVRISAGNYGGKLGKFIYSLKDMLP; this comes from the coding sequence ATGCCGAACGTGAGCGTAAATGGCATAACGATCGACGATACCTTTGCCGAGGCCTTCGGCATGCGCGCGACCGCCATCATCATCACCGCGCCGAACCGGAAATGGGCGCGCCAGGCGGCGATCACGATGACCGGCTTTGCCACTTCGGTGATCGGCTGCGGCTGCGAAGCGGCAATCGATGTCGAACTGCCGCCATCGGCCACACCGGATGGCCGGCCTGGCTGCCGCGTGATGATCTTCGCGATGGGGACCGACGAACTACAGAAACAACTGCTCAACCGCGTCGGCCAGTGTGTCTTGACTTCGCCGGGTTCGGCCTGCTTCGCCGGACTGGAGGGCAGCGCCGCGTTGAAGCTCGGTTCGGCGCTGCGTTATTTCGGCGACGGCTGGCAGATCTCCAAGAAGATCGGCGGCAGGCATTTTTGGCGCGTTCCCGTCATGGACGGCGAATTCCTGTGCGAAGCAACGACCGGGCTGACGAAGGAGGCCGTCGGCGGCGGCAATTTCTTCGTCATGGCTGAAAGCAGCGCCAAGGCCTTGGTTGCCGCAGAGGCCGCGGTCGCCGCGATCGGCCAGGTGCCCGGCGCGATCGTGCCGTTTCCGGGCGGCATCGCCCGTTCGGGTTCCAAGATCGGTGGCAAATACAAGGGCATGATCGCCTCGGCCAACGAAGCCTACGCGCCGACGCTGCGCGGTGTCGTCAGGAGCGAGCTCGGCCCCGACATCAACGCCGTTCTGGAAATCGTCATCGACGGCGAGACCAACGACGCGGTAACCGCGGCAATGAAGGCCGGCATCAAGGCCGTCATCGATCTCGGGCCGTACGAAGGCGCGGTTCGCATCAGCGCCGGCAATTACGGCGGCAAGCTCGGCAAATTCATCTATTCGCTGAAGGATATGCTGCCATGA
- a CDS encoding formylmethanofuran dehydrogenase subunit C, with the protein MKALTFTLVAEPPERLDLSPLTPERLAGIERHDIEKIQIGMSKHGSKVGDIFRVAGNDPLDIVFEGGSARLDRVAEGMRSGSVRLVGDAGARAGRAMRGGKLTIEGNAGPHAGSGMRGGRLEITGNAGDHLGAPLAGELAGMNGGVLIVRGKAGAFAADRMRRGLIAVLKGSGDHAGSRMIAGTLVVAGGTGEMPGYLMRRGSILLDRAPKSLSPSFVECGAPESVFAAVIDRHLIAEGILKRPLLGNAPHKYGGDNAVLGLGEVLFPR; encoded by the coding sequence ATGAAGGCGCTGACCTTCACTCTTGTCGCCGAGCCGCCCGAGCGCCTTGACCTGTCGCCGCTGACCCCGGAGCGGCTTGCCGGGATCGAAAGGCACGATATCGAAAAAATCCAGATCGGCATGTCGAAGCATGGATCGAAGGTCGGCGATATTTTTCGCGTCGCCGGCAACGATCCGCTGGACATCGTCTTCGAAGGTGGAAGCGCGCGCCTCGACCGCGTGGCGGAAGGCATGCGGAGCGGTTCGGTTCGCCTCGTCGGCGATGCCGGCGCCCGGGCCGGGCGTGCCATGCGCGGCGGCAAGCTCACGATCGAAGGCAATGCGGGTCCGCATGCCGGCTCCGGCATGCGCGGCGGCAGGCTTGAAATAACAGGCAACGCCGGCGACCACCTCGGGGCGCCGCTCGCCGGGGAGCTGGCCGGCATGAATGGCGGCGTGCTGATCGTCAGGGGCAAAGCGGGCGCTTTTGCCGCCGACCGCATGCGGCGCGGCCTGATCGCGGTGCTGAAAGGCTCAGGCGACCATGCCGGCAGCCGCATGATCGCCGGCACGCTGGTGGTGGCCGGCGGTACCGGCGAGATGCCCGGCTATCTGATGCGTCGCGGTTCGATCCTTCTCGATCGCGCACCAAAAAGCCTGTCGCCGAGCTTCGTCGAATGCGGCGCGCCGGAAAGCGTCTTCGCCGCCGTCATCGATCGCCATCTGATCGCCGAGGGTATTTTGAAACGGCCGCTTCTGGGCAACGCGCCGCATAAATATGGCGGTGACAACGCGGTGCTTGGACTGGGCGAGGTCCTTTTCCCTCGCTGA